AGCGACTCTCGGGGTCAACTGCTCTGGTAGGCGGGAGCACGGGGAAAGATTGAACACTTCAAAACGTCCCGGCTGGATAATACGTTGCCGCATAAAACGAAAGCTGGGCAGGATGTAGTCTTCGAAGTCGTCGTCAAGCGTGCTGGGTAATGTTTTTTCCTCTTGGTAACTGCGGCCCGCAGCGGGGTCAAGATCGACCCCCACCAGCAGAACCTTGGAAAAACCGAGATGAAAGGCCAACTGAACGCCAACGTACGCAATAGTTCTTGCGCAAAAGTAACCCTTGGAGAAATTACAACTAAAACCAATGCGGTTGGGTTTGCGCCGCCAGAGAGAAAAGTCGCTATGTAATTCCCTATCGTCGCGAATCGACCATGCGAATCGCCTGTCACCCAGAGGAACCTGCCCTCTCATGCGGTTGACCCGCTCCAGCAAGAAGTATGGCTTGTCTTCAGGCAGCGCAATCCCAC
The sequence above is drawn from the Pseudomonas sp. Z8(2022) genome and encodes:
- a CDS encoding lipopolysaccharide core biosynthesis protein, producing the protein MLSIKPQSFEQSRGRYSGTVVILASGPSAKGFPLAACPFPVIAVNGSVHSFDGLAVKPFYYLCDDVNFARGRPELLAMGIASSEHVALSDLCFLEAEKRGIALPEDKPYFLLERVNRMRGQVPLGDRRFAWSIRDDRELHSDFSLWRRKPNRIGFSCNFSKGYFCARTIAYVGVQLAFHLGFSKVLLVGVDLDPAAGRSYQEEKTLPSTLDDDFEDYILPSFRFMRQRIIQPGRFEVFNLSPCSRLPEQLTPRVAWNQIFDEPV